GGGTGATGTCGGTGGGCTCCTGGATCTCGGCCACCAGGCTGCCCGCGCCCAGGGCGTGGGGCAGCCCTGCGGGGATGAACACCGCATCGCCCGGCCTTATCTCGAACCGGTGCAGGCAGCCCAGGATGGCGGCCGTGTCCTGCGCTTCGATCAGCGCGCGGAACCGCTGCGGCGCTGTGCCCGGAACAAAGCCCGCCCAGACGTAAGCCGGCCCAGCGGCCCGGTCCACATCCAGCACGTACCACGCCTCGGTCTTGCCGTAGGGCCAGCCAAAGTACTTCTGTGCCTTTTCCCGGGTGGGGTGGGTCTGCACCAGCAGCCGCTGTGTGGAGTGGAGCAGCTTGAGCAAAAAGCCGGGGTTTGGGCCGAATGCCGCTGCATTTTCCGCTCCCAAAAATTCCGCCGGGCGCGCGGTCAGGGCTTCGGCCAGCACTCCACCGCCGTCCTGGGGCAGAATGGCCGAACGGCTGTCGGCCGCGCCCTTCAGGGTGGACTGCACCACGCTGGCAACCCACATCTGGCTGGCGCCGGGGTGGCTGCCCGGCTGCTGCCCCAGAAACTGATCGATCAGTTCTCCCCCGGGCAAAAGATAGCTCACCCTGCACGGAGAAAGGCGGAAGGGCCGCTGCCACAAAGCGCTCATCGGCTGCCTCGCGGCGGTTTTCCAAGCGCCGCAAACATGCTGCGCTTATATTCCTCCACGCCCTCCTGGTCAAAGGGATCCACCCCCAGCAGCTTGCCGCTGAGCGCGCAGCTCACCATAAAAAAGTAGAAAAGCTGGCCAAAAACGCGCTCGTCGATACGGGGCAGCCGCAGCTGCACGCAGGGCACCCCGCCCGCGTCATGCGCCTGCACTGTGGCCTTTTCGGCCGCCCGGTTGATGTTTGCAAAATCCATGCCGTCCAGATAATCAAACCCGTCGCCAAAAGCAGGGTCCGGCATTACCTCCAGCTGTGCGCCGGGGTCGTCCACCATCAAAAAGGTTTCCATCATGCAGCGGCGGCCGTCCTGCATGTACTGGCCCATGCTGTGCAGGTCTTCGGTGTTGCTCATACAGGCAGGCAGCAGGCCCTTTTTGTCCTTCCCCTCGCTCTCTCCAAAAAGCTGCTTCCACCAGCTCTGCGCCCAGAAAAGGCGCGGCTCAAAGGCAGCCAGCATTTCCACGGAAAAGCCCTGCTTGTATATCGCCGAGCGAATTGCAGCATAGCGCGCCGCGGCCCCCCCGCTGGCTGCGTCAAGCTGTTTTTCCATATCCTCACCGCCCTGAAGGTAAGCCTCCACGTCCAGCCCTGCCACCGCGATGGGCAAAAGGCATACCGGTGAAAAGGCCGAGTAGCGGCCCCCGATCCGCTCGGGAAAGGGCAGGAAGGTATAACCGTTCTCGGCTGCGATCTCCTGCAGGCGGGAGCCGCGGGTGCCGGTCAGCACAATGCGGTCGGCCAATTCTGCGGGCGAGTAGCGGGCCGCCATGGCCTGGCGCAGCACCCGGAAGTGGCTGCCGGGCTCCAGCGTTTCAAAGTTCTTGGCGATCACGTTGATGTAAACGCTTTTTCCCTGGATATGCCGCAGGACCTTCTGCAGATAATGCGCCGAAAGGGTGTT
This window of the Oscillospiraceae bacterium genome carries:
- a CDS encoding phosphomannose isomerase, coding for MSALWQRPFRLSPCRVSYLLPGGELIDQFLGQQPGSHPGASQMWVASVVQSTLKGAADSRSAILPQDGGGVLAEALTARPAEFLGAENAAAFGPNPGFLLKLLHSTQRLLVQTHPTREKAQKYFGWPYGKTEAWYVLDVDRAAGPAYVWAGFVPGTAPQRFRALIEAQDTAAILGCLHRFEIRPGDAVFIPAGLPHALGAGSLVAEIQEPTDITLRAERIRPDGSELPPESLHSGAGMDALLDCFDFSWALPAGTVRERCFLRPEARMLPGGEAQVLVGPEKTPYFGLVRLVCTGRCRRRNDPFRVLLVERGCGWLEGGGERLPLRQGTEVFVPHGVKEYALVPQGELAVLECVPPRPEQ
- the pgi_2 gene encoding glucose-6-phosphate isomerase gives rise to the protein MNLILNTALAERYADPGEMEAEVRRAQGFYGELAGLTPADPAWGAAGWRNCREAACELEPIRQKAAEIRKHAEVFVLVGVGGSNQAARAMIEALQAPGGPEIVYAGNTLSAHYLQKVLRHIQGKSVYINVIAKNFETLEPGSHFRVLRQAMAARYSPAELADRIVLTGTRGSRLQEIAAENGYTFLPFPERIGGRYSAFSPVCLLPIAVAGLDVEAYLQGGEDMEKQLDAASGGAAARYAAIRSAIYKQGFSVEMLAAFEPRLFWAQSWWKQLFGESEGKDKKGLLPACMSNTEDLHSMGQYMQDGRRCMMETFLMVDDPGAQLEVMPDPAFGDGFDYLDGMDFANINRAAEKATVQAHDAGGVPCVQLRLPRIDERVFGQLFYFFMVSCALSGKLLGVDPFDQEGVEEYKRSMFAALGKPPRGSR